The following are from one region of the Actinoplanes sp. L3-i22 genome:
- a CDS encoding sulfite exporter TauE/SafE family protein: protein MDLDQAGLLLLGGVGSGLTGSIAGLASLVSYPVLLAAGIPPVAASMTNTVALLAAPAGTAIGARHELRGQGPRMRRAAVICAAGGITGGVLLRCTPSDAFELIVPFLIVLGAVALLFREGLRDWYTRPGRRPPLAVAIFLIGIYGGYFGAAAGVLLLAAMAVAATEPLAVTNAVKTVVLGAANLAAAILYALTGPVHWLAAGLLAAGCLIGSWIGPAVVRRSPERPLRVAIAVAAFGLAGYLWWTA from the coding sequence GTGGATCTTGATCAGGCTGGGCTGCTGCTGCTCGGGGGTGTGGGCTCCGGCCTGACCGGCTCGATCGCCGGGCTCGCCTCGCTGGTCAGCTATCCGGTGCTGCTCGCGGCCGGGATCCCGCCGGTCGCGGCGAGCATGACCAACACCGTCGCGCTGCTCGCCGCCCCGGCCGGAACCGCGATCGGCGCCCGGCACGAACTGCGCGGGCAGGGACCGCGGATGCGGCGCGCCGCGGTGATCTGCGCGGCCGGCGGGATCACCGGGGGAGTATTGCTGAGGTGCACGCCGTCGGACGCGTTCGAGCTGATCGTGCCGTTCCTGATCGTGCTCGGGGCGGTCGCCCTGCTGTTCCGCGAGGGCCTGCGCGACTGGTACACCCGGCCCGGCCGGCGGCCACCGCTGGCCGTCGCGATCTTCCTGATCGGCATCTACGGCGGCTACTTCGGCGCGGCGGCCGGCGTGCTGCTGCTCGCGGCGATGGCGGTCGCGGCTACCGAGCCGCTCGCGGTCACCAATGCGGTCAAGACGGTCGTGCTGGGCGCCGCGAACCTGGCCGCGGCCATCCTCTACGCACTGACCGGGCCGGTGCACTGGCTTGCCGCCGGCCTGCTCGCCGCCGGGTGCCTGATCGGCAGCTGGATCGGCCCGGCGGTGGTGCGCCGCAGCCCGGAACGGCCGTTGCGGGTGGCGATCGCGGTCGCTGCCTTCGGGCTGGCGGGCTATCTATGGTGGACCGCGTGA
- a CDS encoding NACHT domain-containing NTPase, with product MPVDAVWVRVTVRFAGDSWAVESMLSGLRRRLAGGRPEVTLEEAAARLTDRMRDREDAEFRQLVGNRAEMRIVLESQDDEATFGALRAAEFGEIGAVYLKIQSQRMVILGAGGSGKTVLLIKLARDLLDPGARHPTSLIPVRLSLANWDKERRTFDDWLLDEIEALPFPRGQAEQLLRHDLILPLLDGLDEMDPHAGDQAQAGPRSSAVFKSLHERVKPMVLTCRTEVYEAIAAGNEPVNHGFVGKVAALTADEIAARLVHADDVPDDWWNPVLIELSRDDSPLLTELATPWRLSIVSSLYGPHSESNRDPAVLVDDVRNPDQMLSHYADNLMKKTGHPGPTHRTLRSIARYLADNRDERPEFRDRRRSSVDFVVHQLWPIAGRGVPRLVHAVLAALFWLPTIGALTWFLGHSGFDPLLRIVTIVLVVGLAGWAVWSNSGEWPHPRKIDTRRIRTKLGWTRLGVAAATGAGLALVGALLGTPWFGAGLAVGYFASFGLGSCLAVRDSLGPLRLGLVSVGIALVLTVAAWAVAGERGLQIGVAAGLAVGGFTLVSSVPIALLVNRRADPGYVQNPVFKADFVRNDFLVGVMSGVFAGSAIYLSLISEHGFGLGVLPSVLCGLAITVTVAFGTVAQTWLRHVSMVVCRRGSVSPFLDSVLARAYHQGLLRRSGIAYQFRHVELQNYFAGQGDLTRD from the coding sequence GTGCCGGTCGATGCGGTCTGGGTTAGGGTCACAGTCCGGTTTGCAGGCGACTCCTGGGCGGTGGAATCGATGCTGAGTGGACTGAGACGCCGACTTGCCGGCGGTCGGCCGGAAGTCACTCTGGAGGAGGCCGCCGCCAGGCTGACCGACCGGATGCGCGATCGCGAGGATGCCGAGTTCCGGCAGCTCGTCGGCAACCGCGCGGAGATGCGCATCGTTCTGGAGAGCCAGGACGACGAAGCCACCTTCGGCGCGTTGCGCGCGGCGGAGTTCGGGGAGATCGGCGCGGTCTATCTGAAGATCCAGTCGCAGCGGATGGTGATCCTCGGCGCGGGTGGGTCCGGCAAGACCGTCCTGCTCATCAAGCTCGCCCGAGATCTGCTGGATCCGGGCGCGAGGCATCCGACGAGCCTGATCCCGGTGCGCCTCTCCCTGGCGAACTGGGACAAGGAGCGCCGCACGTTCGATGATTGGCTCCTCGACGAGATCGAGGCTCTCCCGTTTCCGCGCGGGCAGGCCGAGCAACTCCTACGGCACGACCTGATCCTGCCGTTGCTCGACGGCCTCGACGAGATGGATCCGCACGCCGGGGACCAGGCGCAGGCCGGTCCTCGATCCAGCGCGGTGTTCAAGAGCTTGCACGAGCGGGTCAAACCCATGGTGCTGACCTGCCGGACCGAGGTCTACGAGGCGATCGCCGCGGGAAACGAACCGGTGAACCATGGATTCGTCGGCAAAGTGGCCGCGCTGACCGCGGACGAGATCGCGGCCCGGCTCGTCCACGCCGACGACGTGCCGGACGACTGGTGGAATCCGGTGCTGATCGAGCTCTCCCGGGACGACAGCCCACTCCTGACCGAACTGGCGACGCCGTGGCGACTGTCCATCGTCAGTTCTCTCTACGGCCCGCACAGCGAGTCGAATCGGGACCCGGCGGTTCTGGTCGACGACGTTCGCAACCCGGACCAGATGCTCTCCCACTATGCCGACAATCTGATGAAGAAGACCGGGCATCCCGGGCCGACGCATCGCACGCTGCGTTCCATCGCGCGGTATCTCGCGGACAACCGGGACGAACGCCCGGAATTTCGTGATCGGCGGCGGTCCAGCGTCGATTTCGTCGTCCATCAGCTCTGGCCCATCGCAGGGCGCGGCGTTCCCCGCCTGGTTCATGCCGTGCTGGCTGCCCTGTTCTGGCTGCCGACGATCGGGGCGCTGACCTGGTTCCTCGGCCACTCCGGATTCGACCCGCTGCTGCGGATCGTGACCATCGTGCTGGTCGTGGGGCTGGCCGGCTGGGCAGTGTGGTCGAACTCGGGCGAGTGGCCGCATCCTCGGAAGATCGATACCCGCCGGATCCGGACCAAGCTGGGTTGGACCCGGTTGGGCGTGGCGGCCGCGACCGGTGCCGGGCTGGCCCTGGTCGGCGCTCTGCTGGGTACCCCCTGGTTCGGTGCCGGGCTGGCGGTCGGGTACTTCGCCTCGTTCGGACTGGGTTCGTGCCTCGCCGTTCGCGACTCCCTCGGCCCGTTGCGGTTGGGGCTCGTCTCGGTGGGCATCGCACTCGTGCTCACGGTCGCCGCGTGGGCCGTGGCGGGCGAGCGGGGCCTGCAGATCGGCGTGGCAGCGGGTCTCGCCGTGGGCGGCTTCACGCTGGTCAGCTCCGTACCGATCGCGTTGTTGGTGAATCGTCGCGCCGATCCCGGCTACGTCCAGAATCCGGTCTTCAAGGCGGATTTCGTCCGGAACGACTTTCTGGTCGGCGTCATGTCCGGAGTGTTCGCGGGTTCGGCCATCTACCTGAGCCTGATCTCCGAGCACGGTTTCGGGCTGGGCGTGCTTCCGTCGGTGTTGTGCGGGCTGGCGATCACGGTCACGGTCGCGTTCGGCACGGTGGCGCAGACCTGGCTACGCCACGTGAGCATGGTTGTCTGCCGGCGCGGCTCGGTCTCGCCGTTCCTCGACTCGGTGCTGGCGCGGGCATATCACCAGGGCCTGCTCCGCCGCAGCGGCATCGCCTACCAGTTCAGGCACGTCGAGTTGCAGAACTACTTCGCCGGTCAGGGAGACCTCACACGCGATTGA
- a CDS encoding CDP-alcohol phosphatidyltransferase family protein has protein sequence MTGAFGGQTNVGRSMFSTIEQRVKHGLAGRVPSWLGTQQLTLATLPLSAALLACGALASRWRGCWLIAAVVIVVQYLTDLVDGEVGRRRSTGLVRWGFYTDHLLDFVFLSIGLVGYCLGVPEVPLALSLGFMLIVQTLIVSTYLEFGVTGVARYKHFRVGPTELRISMIVADLALYLTGTRWLVVAAPYLVGGFAVLLLAWTYRGQRTARRIDAVE, from the coding sequence GTGACAGGTGCGTTCGGCGGGCAGACGAATGTCGGCAGGTCCATGTTCTCCACGATCGAGCAGCGGGTGAAGCACGGCCTCGCGGGCCGGGTGCCGTCATGGCTCGGCACCCAGCAGCTGACGCTTGCCACCCTGCCGTTGAGTGCGGCACTCCTGGCCTGCGGCGCTCTCGCTTCCCGCTGGCGCGGCTGCTGGCTGATCGCGGCCGTGGTGATCGTGGTGCAGTACCTGACGGATCTCGTCGACGGCGAGGTCGGGCGGCGGCGGTCCACCGGGCTCGTCCGATGGGGTTTCTACACCGACCATCTGCTGGACTTCGTGTTCCTGTCGATCGGGCTGGTCGGCTACTGCCTGGGCGTGCCCGAGGTTCCACTCGCGCTCTCGCTCGGGTTCATGCTGATCGTGCAGACCCTGATCGTGAGCACCTACCTGGAGTTCGGTGTCACCGGCGTCGCCCGCTACAAGCATTTCCGGGTCGGCCCGACCGAGCTGCGGATCAGCATGATCGTGGCCGACCTGGCGCTCTATCTCACGGGCACCCGGTGGCTGGTGGTCGCCGCGCCCTACCTCGTCGGCGGATTCGCGGTTCTCCTGCTCGCGTGGACGTATCGCGGGCAGCGCACCGCCCGCCGGATCGACGCCGTCGAGTGA